DNA sequence from the Candidatus Hinthialibacter antarcticus genome:
ATTTGCAGCCGTCGAGCCAGGCGTCGTAGACTTTTGCAAACGATTCGCGCAATAACAGCAGGTGGATGCCGTACGCCAATACGGAGGCGAGCAGGGTCGCCCAGACGATGCTGCGGTAGGCGTCGGCGTTGTTAAAAATGTCAGCCATGGTTGCCCACGGCGTTCCCCAGTCGATTGCGGCGCCGTTTCTCACGCCGCTGTAGGTGAGAAAAATCAACGTGAAAATGGTAAGAACAGCGAACGGCGCAAACACCAACAGCGTGTATACATTCGGCGACTCAACGCCGCTGGTGTTGTCGTCTTCTTCATCAAAACCAGGGCCGCCGTTGCGGATGGCTTCTTCTTCGGCGCGTCGCATGGGGCCGAAGTCGCGTTGCGACCAGACTAGCCAAAAGCAGAAAAACAAAATCAATATCGGATAAAAACGATAGGGAATCGAAGTGAAAAATAGTCCGTATCCGCTATAGCCTTCGATGGCTTTGGCGTCTAATACGCTCTGAATGGTGGAGATTTCAAAACCAATCCAAGTTGAGATAAACATGATGGAGGTGATTGGCGCAGAGGTGGTATCGACCAGAAAGGCGAGTTTCTCGCGTGAGATGCCGACGCGGTCGACCAACTTGCGAAAGCCGTTGCCGACGATGAGCGAATTGGCGTAGTCATCAACAAAGAGCAACATGCCCGACGCCCATATACTGACGCCTGCGTTGCGCCGGGTGCGCAATATATTCGCCAGGGTCGAAATCCAATACCGGGTATAGCCGCTGCGGTTCATGATTTCCACGAAGCCGCCGATCAACACCACGAAGATGATGTTCATCAAATGGTCTTCATCAATAAGTGAATTGAGGATCAAACCGTCAACCGAATGAAACAGGGCCGAGAAGGGATTAAAGCCGTTAAGAATAAGCGCGCCGACGAATACGCCGATAAACAGTGAGAGAATGGCTTCGCGAAGAACAATGCAGAGCAAGATGGCGGCGAGCGGCGGCAATAACGATACGAACGTCCCTTCCATACTGGTCCTTTCGGTGGCTGAACAATGGTCGCTTCGGCGAAAAACAAAAACCGCTCGCCTATTTCAGCACGAAATAATGATTTGGGCAAAGGATAATGCTAAAAACTATGTGATCGTATACGGTGAGAAAAAAAGGGGCTTCCGTCAATTGGATCCTTTTTTACAAATTCGATTGAGATTTCACTGCATCTGGCATGGGTACAACTCTGCTCGCTTCAGTGCGGGCTTTCAGGCCCTTATGCAACGAAATAATAATATATCAGCTATGTAGGGGCGCAACGCGTTGCGCCCGAATCCCCCCTGTCGCTTCCAGCGCCGTCCCCCCTTAAAAAGCAATGTCATTGACTTAAGGGGTGGCAAGGGCAAGGCTGAATAAAATGAAGCCAGCCCTTGAAATATTGTTTGAATGTATCGCTTTATTTGTGCTGTTTTGAAATCCCCCCTGTCGCTTCCAGCGCCGTCCCCCCTTAAAAAGGGGGGGGCTAAAAGTCTTAAGTCAATGATATTGATGCCTGAATTGGTTTATTGATTTTTGATATATCGGAATTAGTTTTTGTATTCAAAATTATGGCAAGCACTATGAAACAGAAAATTTATTCATCATCATCATCGTTTTGCTCAAATAAAAAAGAAGCGTGATCTTTGTTTATTTTA
Encoded proteins:
- a CDS encoding Na+/H+ antiporter NhaC family protein, which translates into the protein MEGTFVSLLPPLAAILLCIVLREAILSLFIGVFVGALILNGFNPFSALFHSVDGLILNSLIDEDHLMNIIFVVLIGGFVEIMNRSGYTRYWISTLANILRTRRNAGVSIWASGMLLFVDDYANSLIVGNGFRKLVDRVGISREKLAFLVDTTSAPITSIMFISTWIGFEISTIQSVLDAKAIEGYSGYGLFFTSIPYRFYPILILFFCFWLVWSQRDFGPMRRAEEEAIRNGGPGFDEEDDNTSGVESPNVYTLLVFAPFAVLTIFTLIFLTYSGVRNGAAIDWGTPWATMADIFNNADAYRSIVWATLLASVLAYGIHLLLLRESFAKVYDAWLDGCKSMFPICMILTLAWSIGSVCTELGTDAFVASILGADFNPAYLPVVTFICAAVISFSTGTSFGTMSILIPIVMPLALPFSESNPEILNATVGSILGGAIFGDHCSPISDTTILSSAASGCTVTSHVNTQLPYALTAAAVAAICLLSVNVAPAWTLNIGGGVALVIVAYTVGRKPQGIDES